A genome region from Sphaerisporangium krabiense includes the following:
- a CDS encoding multicopper oxidase domain-containing protein has translation MRRHLRRAAVVAAALLVAFAPSAEAQAPAPPRQGMVCADGPDFDLTATRGYAETPDGNSVLMWSYAPTGGAFQSPGPVLCVEQGATVTVRLRNDLTEPVSIVFPGQTGIQGSGSPGLLADEAPPGGQATYTFTAGEPGTYVYESGTDPAKQVEMGLYGALVVRPAGHPDYAYDAATRFDPRREYLLLLSDIDPDLHHAVETGAPYDFGTLRSRYFAINGRQFPDTLQDNGVSWLPAQPYGALVRVKPYDATGNPLPALIRMANVGTLNHPFHPHGNHIKEIAQDGRPLRTPAGGDASGDHFAATIGTGQTEDYLFSWTDQDSWDAGSNPLPSSVAAPDYRNLDFKGGDTWSSGGAYLGAKGTLPVGTTSQNICGEWYFPWHSHALNEFTNYDAGFGGMATLLRVDPPGGCAAAAGSAAVTAGVLDSGNVAALAAADASYYRVGSTTTGARTTDWYGGFAGVPAGSTALTVTYTGRDSIAALPTTLWIWKWSTGTWTQLGPAATIGTTDTTLTRTVPAPESPYIGTGANAGKVRVRVLTTGAATPFVTQGNLLKLTYDAP, from the coding sequence ATGCGTAGGCACCTGCGCAGGGCGGCGGTCGTGGCCGCCGCCCTGCTGGTCGCGTTCGCGCCCAGCGCCGAGGCCCAGGCCCCGGCGCCGCCGCGCCAGGGGATGGTCTGCGCAGACGGCCCCGACTTCGACCTGACGGCGACCCGCGGCTACGCCGAGACCCCGGACGGCAACAGCGTCCTGATGTGGAGCTACGCCCCCACCGGCGGCGCCTTCCAGAGCCCCGGCCCCGTGCTCTGCGTCGAGCAGGGCGCGACGGTCACGGTCCGCCTGCGCAACGACCTCACCGAGCCCGTCTCGATCGTCTTCCCCGGCCAGACCGGGATCCAGGGAAGCGGCAGCCCCGGACTGCTCGCCGACGAGGCTCCCCCCGGCGGCCAGGCCACCTACACCTTCACCGCCGGCGAGCCCGGGACCTACGTCTACGAGAGCGGCACCGACCCCGCCAAGCAGGTCGAGATGGGCCTCTACGGCGCGCTCGTCGTCCGTCCGGCCGGGCACCCCGACTACGCCTACGACGCGGCGACGCGGTTCGACCCCCGCCGCGAGTACCTGCTGCTGCTCAGCGACATCGACCCCGACCTGCACCACGCCGTGGAGACCGGCGCCCCCTACGACTTCGGGACGCTGCGCAGCCGGTACTTCGCCATCAACGGGCGGCAGTTCCCCGACACCCTCCAGGACAACGGCGTCTCCTGGCTGCCCGCGCAGCCGTACGGCGCGCTCGTCCGCGTCAAACCCTACGACGCGACCGGCAACCCGCTGCCCGCGCTGATCCGGATGGCCAACGTCGGCACGCTCAACCACCCCTTCCACCCGCACGGCAACCACATCAAGGAGATCGCCCAGGACGGCAGGCCGCTGCGGACCCCGGCCGGCGGCGACGCCTCCGGCGACCACTTCGCCGCCACCATCGGCACCGGCCAGACCGAGGACTACCTGTTCTCCTGGACCGACCAGGACTCCTGGGACGCCGGGAGCAACCCCCTGCCGTCCTCCGTGGCCGCCCCCGACTACCGCAACCTGGACTTCAAGGGCGGCGACACCTGGTCCAGCGGCGGCGCCTACCTCGGCGCCAAGGGCACCCTGCCCGTGGGCACCACCTCGCAGAACATCTGCGGCGAGTGGTACTTCCCCTGGCACAGCCACGCGCTCAACGAGTTCACCAACTACGACGCGGGCTTCGGCGGCATGGCCACCCTGCTACGGGTGGACCCGCCCGGCGGGTGCGCCGCCGCCGCGGGCTCCGCCGCCGTCACGGCCGGCGTCCTGGACTCCGGCAACGTCGCCGCGCTCGCCGCCGCCGACGCCTCCTACTACCGGGTCGGCTCCACCACCACCGGCGCCAGGACCACCGACTGGTACGGCGGTTTCGCCGGCGTGCCCGCCGGGTCCACCGCGCTCACCGTCACCTACACCGGCCGCGACTCGATCGCCGCGCTCCCCACCACGCTGTGGATCTGGAAGTGGTCCACCGGCACATGGACCCAACTCGGCCCCGCCGCCACGATCGGCACCACCGACACCACCCTGACCAGAACCGTCCCGGCCCCCGAGTCCCCCTACATCGGAACAGGCGCCAACGCCGGCAAGGTCCGCGTCCGCGTCCTCACCACCGGCGCCGCCACCCCCTTCGTGACGCAGGGCAACCTGCTCAAACTCACCTACGACGCGCCATGA
- a CDS encoding multicopper oxidase domain-containing protein, giving the protein MRTVMRRVLVPILVAAGLTVPASPAHAADVAIDLCAAAGTLTLPGPVTVNVWGFARAGSGGSCAGVTPSVPGPVLTAGQGDQVSVVLRNTLDTPVSLEIPGVSFGQGARVTAPPDGTATATFTASAPGTYLYQGTERQLPMGLYGALIVRPAVAGRAYEPASTAYDREAPLVLSAIDPAFNAAPLSADLYRYAPKFWLVNGKAYPDTDPVHGVAPGTKVLLRYLNAGFDNTTMRLLGAYERVIARDARPLAAPFDATAETIPAGGTEDAVVTVPASGTRFPLYNRQLHKTMLTFLQIP; this is encoded by the coding sequence ATGAGGACCGTGATGCGGCGGGTCCTGGTGCCCATCCTGGTCGCGGCGGGCCTGACCGTCCCGGCCTCGCCCGCCCACGCGGCCGACGTCGCGATCGACCTCTGCGCCGCCGCGGGCACCCTCACGCTCCCCGGCCCGGTCACCGTGAACGTCTGGGGCTTCGCCCGGGCCGGCTCCGGCGGCTCGTGCGCGGGCGTCACACCCTCGGTGCCCGGCCCGGTCCTCACGGCCGGACAGGGCGACCAGGTCTCGGTCGTCCTGCGCAACACCCTGGACACCCCGGTGTCCCTGGAGATCCCAGGGGTCTCGTTCGGCCAGGGCGCACGCGTCACCGCCCCGCCGGACGGCACGGCCACCGCCACCTTCACCGCGTCCGCGCCCGGCACCTACCTCTACCAGGGGACCGAACGGCAGCTCCCGATGGGACTGTACGGCGCGCTCATCGTCCGCCCCGCGGTGGCGGGCCGTGCCTACGAGCCGGCCTCCACCGCCTACGACCGCGAGGCGCCCCTGGTGCTGTCCGCCATCGACCCGGCCTTCAACGCCGCGCCGCTGTCCGCCGACCTCTACCGGTACGCGCCCAAGTTCTGGCTCGTCAACGGCAAGGCGTACCCCGACACCGACCCCGTGCACGGCGTGGCGCCGGGGACCAAGGTGCTGCTGCGCTACCTCAACGCGGGCTTCGACAACACGACGATGCGGCTGCTCGGCGCCTACGAACGGGTGATCGCCCGAGACGCCCGCCCACTCGCCGCCCCCTTCGACGCCACCGCCGAGACCATCCCGGCCGGCGGCACCGAGGACGCCGTGGTCACCGTCCCCGCCTCGGGCACCCGCTTCCCCCTCTACAACCGCCAACTCCACAAGACCATGCTGACCTTCCTCCAGATCCCGTGA
- a CDS encoding copper resistance CopC/CopD family protein, producing MAGLVAGLAVVLWASPARAHAELVESDPIAGAALPEAPRAAVLAFSERVAPRLSSARLLDGSGRVLPGARTVATGDRLTVELPRLAVGAYGIAWRVVSEDDAHTTDGVLLFTVGSAPPSALASASSPSSGPRPFDVALRWARLCLLAGLAGGLSTAGFVLRRVRPPVPPLRVAAARHRLVTFAAACAALAVAAGLAELAGKPPAPQWERLWLARTTALAILAAYALALRRATSHHARSLRTTATLHPAPSRPSTASGLPSAVTTSTIQERLAILTTAPERDTSPAAGYGESSAAVSVAQVPVAGMPGDGAVGGLAGGGPQVAAREPLLVRWPVAGAVLAVPATGVVVTAEAWAGHAAALGAPAVAADAVHILTALLWLGTVTALAVLFAASPGDGRPLVRAYRAPLTRLALAGAVLAGLTGLLHALLQLAPSAAPLTSPYGRTLLVKGAIVIVVAALGLTGALRSREPRPLDAVRPRGSRVAAKAVFALAGTLHSRKPGYSGVLGSRGHGRKATPEATPFRSRERRRGDALPSHEGTSADVLGARTRGRWVAAEAVAGAVLLLAAGTLAETSPSRRPPVPVAARTRSATVTVDDLVVGLSVTPNRAGVNGFTVTATSSRRPAPAPIDGVALELPSGGTVLRPTDPGRYFGTAALNLLGPVRLTIVVHRAGARLEVPMVWTVG from the coding sequence ATGGCAGGGCTGGTAGCGGGGTTGGCCGTGGTGTTGTGGGCGTCGCCGGCGCGGGCGCACGCCGAGCTGGTCGAGTCCGACCCGATCGCCGGGGCGGCCCTCCCCGAGGCGCCGCGTGCCGCCGTCCTGGCGTTCAGTGAGCGTGTCGCGCCGCGGCTCAGTTCGGCGCGGCTCCTGGACGGCTCGGGCCGTGTCCTTCCCGGCGCGAGGACCGTCGCCACCGGCGACCGCCTCACCGTCGAGCTTCCCCGCCTGGCCGTGGGCGCCTACGGCATCGCCTGGCGCGTCGTCTCCGAGGACGACGCGCACACGACCGACGGCGTCCTGCTCTTCACCGTGGGATCGGCGCCCCCGTCGGCCCTGGCGTCCGCCTCGTCGCCGTCCTCCGGCCCCCGGCCCTTCGACGTGGCGCTGCGCTGGGCGCGCCTGTGCCTGCTCGCCGGGTTGGCCGGCGGCCTGTCCACGGCCGGGTTCGTCCTCCGCCGGGTCCGCCCGCCGGTACCGCCCCTGCGGGTCGCCGCGGCCCGGCACCGCCTGGTCACGTTCGCCGCCGCCTGCGCCGCCCTCGCCGTCGCCGCCGGCCTCGCCGAACTCGCCGGAAAACCCCCCGCCCCCCAGTGGGAACGACTATGGCTCGCCCGCACCACGGCTCTGGCCATCCTCGCCGCCTACGCCCTGGCCCTCCGCCGCGCGACCTCCCACCACGCCAGATCCCTGCGAACCACGGCCACCCTCCACCCGGCCCCTTCCCGACCCTCTACCGCATCCGGGCTTCCATCCGCCGTCACCACCTCCACCATCCAGGAACGTCTCGCCATCCTCACCACCGCTCCCGAACGCGACACCTCCCCGGCGGCGGGCTACGGGGAGAGTTCGGCAGCGGTCTCGGTGGCGCAGGTCCCTGTGGCGGGGATGCCTGGTGACGGGGCCGTGGGCGGCTTGGCCGGGGGAGGGCCGCAGGTGGCAGCCAGGGAGCCGTTGCTCGTGAGGTGGCCGGTGGCCGGGGCCGTGCTCGCCGTACCGGCGACGGGCGTCGTGGTGACGGCCGAGGCATGGGCCGGGCACGCCGCCGCTCTCGGCGCTCCGGCGGTCGCCGCAGACGCCGTCCACATTCTGACCGCCCTGCTCTGGCTGGGCACGGTCACCGCGCTCGCCGTCCTGTTCGCGGCGAGCCCGGGGGACGGCCGCCCGCTGGTCCGCGCCTACCGTGCCCCCCTCACCCGTCTCGCCCTGGCGGGCGCCGTCCTGGCCGGGCTCACGGGCCTCCTGCACGCCCTGCTCCAGCTGGCCCCCTCCGCCGCCCCCCTGACCTCGCCGTACGGCAGGACACTGCTGGTGAAGGGCGCGATCGTCATCGTGGTGGCCGCCCTCGGCCTGACCGGCGCCCTCCGCTCCCGCGAACCCCGGCCCCTGGACGCGGTCCGCCCTCGCGGAAGCCGGGTGGCCGCCAAGGCCGTGTTCGCCCTGGCGGGCACCCTTCACTCCCGGAAGCCGGGGTACTCGGGCGTGCTCGGCTCTCGCGGGCACGGACGCAAGGCGACCCCCGAGGCGACCCCCTTCCGCTCCCGCGAACGGAGACGGGGAGACGCCCTTCCGTCCCACGAGGGGACGTCGGCGGACGTCCTTGGCGCGCGGACGCGCGGGCGGTGGGTGGCCGCCGAAGCCGTGGCGGGGGCCGTGCTGCTGCTGGCCGCGGGAACCCTCGCCGAGACCAGCCCCTCGCGGCGGCCCCCGGTTCCCGTGGCGGCGCGCACCCGTAGCGCGACCGTGACCGTGGACGACCTGGTCGTGGGCCTTTCGGTGACCCCCAACCGGGCGGGCGTCAACGGTTTCACCGTCACCGCCACCAGCTCGCGCCGCCCCGCGCCCGCGCCCATCGACGGCGTCGCGCTGGAGCTCCCCTCGGGCGGCACCGTGCTCCGTCCGACGGACCCCGGCCGTTACTTCGGCACCGCCGCCCTGAACCTGCTCGGCCCGGTACGGCTGACCATCGTGGTCCACCGCGCGGGCGCCCGCCTGGAAGTCCCCATGGTCTGGACCGTCGGATGA